The Streptomyces sp. 135 sequence GGAGGGAGCGCGCTACCTATCGGTACGGGGTACACGACGCAACGAGCCCCACTGTCCAGCCGAGAAGGAGCACTGTCATGGCGGCCAAGACGAACGAGGCGACGTCGGGGGACGTCGTGGAGCTGATCCTCGACGACCACCGGCGGATGGAGGACCTCTTCCGCGAGATGCGCAGCGTGGAGGGCGACCGGGCGGCGGCCCTGCGTGAGTTCTCCGGCCTGCTCATCGCGCACGCGCTCGCCGAGGAGGCCGAGGTCTACCCCGCGCTCAAGCGCTACCGGGACATCGAGAACGACGAGGTGGAGCACGGCGTCGAGGAGCACGAGGAGGGCAACAAGGCGCTCCTGGCGCTGCTTGAGGTCGACGAGGTCGGCTCCGACGACTGGGACGAGAAGCTGGAGGAGCTCGTCGAGGCGGTCACCCACCACGCCGACGAGGAGGAGCGGACGATCCTCAACGGCGCGCGGGAGAACGTCGCGATGGAGCGCCGCGAGGAGCTGGGCGCGGCCTTCACCAGGGAGCGCGCCAAGCAGCTGGAGGCGGACTGCGGAAACGTCGACAACGTCCGTCGCGTCGTGAAGTCCTGAGTCGTGAAGTCCTGAGTCGTGAGGTCCTGAAGTCGTGAGGTCCTGAAGTCGTGAGGTGCTGATCAGGAAGCCGCGGGCGTCCCCCGCGCGGCGCCCGGAAAGGCCCGCCCCGGCCGGTTCAGGCCTGGACCGGCGGCCAGACCGGGCGCTGCGCCTGCGGCAGCACGGCCAGGGCGTGGCCGACCGTGCGGTGGCTCGGGAGCAGTTCGGAGCTGCCGGTCTGCGCGAGCAGCTCCGTCAGCCGGCGGCCCGCCCCGGCCAGGAGGAGCTTGCCGTCGCGGCGGTCCAGCAGCCACCGCATGGCCAGCAGGCAGTTGAGCCCCCGCGAGTCGCAGAACGACAGGGCGGTGGTGTCCAGGACCAGGTGCCGGTGCCCCGCGTCCACGCAGGCGCCGAGCGTGCCCAGGAAGAGCGCCTCGCCGCTCTGGTCGAGTTCACCGGTGACACGCAGCACCACGCAGTCGTCACAGCTCGCCAGCTCCGTGATGGTCAGACGATGGATCTGCGTGGACATCGGCGCCTCCGTCTCTGAGCGGCGCCACCTTACGCCTGCGACGCCCGGTGATCGGCACTCTTATGGAGGAGTGTGCCCCGCGTCTCGCGGGGCAGCGGAGCGGTACGTGTTTTCTCGGCGGGCCGGTCCACGGTCCGCTCGGCGGGCGCTCGATGGTCGATCGGCGGGTCCCACGAGGTGCGGCCCTTCTAACGCGAGCGGGCTTGCCGACTTTCGGTGGGCCGGGCCCGGCCCACGGCTAGGCTGGTCGGGTCACCACCCCACGCAGGGGCGGGGATGGCGTGCATCGGGTTCGGACCGCGGGGGCGGAGCGGCAGCGGGAGGGTGCGTGGACGGGGGCACGGTAGGACTGCGGGTCGCGTCGGCGGTGATCGCGCCGCTGCTCAAGCGGTTGCTGCTGCCCCCCGCGAAGGCGCCGGGAGCGTCGTTCCAGGAGCGGCCGATCCCGGTCAGGCGCCTCATGGCCTTCTCCCGCGAGCACCGCGCCCTCAGCGAGGACGATCTGCACAGAATCGCCCGCGAGCTGGTGCGCCGGGCGGTGCGGGCCGCCGGTCCGTACGACCCGCCGGTCGGCGCCGACGAGAAGGACGCCGTGGCGCTGGCGCTGACCCGCACCCTGCACGCGCTCGGCGACCTCGACATGGACGACGTCCAGGCCTTCGCGCTCGGTCCCGAGAAGCTGGCCGCCGAACTGTCGCGGCGGGCGGGGCCCGAGACCCGCACGCTCCTCAGCGACGACGCCGCGCGCTTCCACGACCGGCTCCTGGAGACGGCCTGCGTACATGTGGTGCGCTTCTTCAGCGAGCAGCCGGGCTTCGCGGCGCGTACGCAGGTCGAGCAGAGCCGCGAGATCCGCGAGCAGACCGAGCGGCTTGAACGGATCCTGGAGCGCCTTCCCGACGTCTGCGCGCAAGACGCCCGGTTCGAGGAGGAGTACGCCCGGTACGTCGTCCGGTCCCACGGCAGCCTCACCATCCACGGCGTCGACCTGCGCGAGCCCGCCGACCAGGAATGGCCCCTGGAGGCGGCCTACTTGAGCCTGGAGGCGACCGCGCAGCGCGGACCGGCGGACGCGGCGCCGATGGCGGACGGCGAGCCGGCCGAGCGTGCGGCGGCGCCGGTGGAGACCACCCTCGCCACCCACGACCGGGTCCTGCTGCGCGGCGTCGCCGGGACCGGCAAGACGACGCTCGTCCAGTGGCTCGCCCTCACCACGGCGCGCCAGGAGCGGGTGCCGGGCGCCCTGTCGCAGCTGGTGGGGCGCGTCCCGTTCGTCCTGCCGCTGCGCGCGCTGGCCCGCAAGGGCGCCGAACTGCCGATGCCCCAGGACTTCCTGCGCTGGATCGACTGCCCCCTGCTCGGCACCGAGCCGGAGGGCTGGGCCACGCGCGTGCTTCGAAACGGCCGCGCGGTGATGCTGATCGACGGGGCGGACGAGATC is a genomic window containing:
- a CDS encoding hemerythrin domain-containing protein, encoding MAAKTNEATSGDVVELILDDHRRMEDLFREMRSVEGDRAAALREFSGLLIAHALAEEAEVYPALKRYRDIENDEVEHGVEEHEEGNKALLALLEVDEVGSDDWDEKLEELVEAVTHHADEEERTILNGARENVAMERREELGAAFTRERAKQLEADCGNVDNVRRVVKS
- a CDS encoding STAS domain-containing protein, producing the protein MSTQIHRLTITELASCDDCVVLRVTGELDQSGEALFLGTLGACVDAGHRHLVLDTTALSFCDSRGLNCLLAMRWLLDRRDGKLLLAGAGRRLTELLAQTGSSELLPSHRTVGHALAVLPQAQRPVWPPVQA